In one window of Temnothorax longispinosus isolate EJ_2023e chromosome 11, Tlon_JGU_v1, whole genome shotgun sequence DNA:
- the Regnase-1 gene encoding endoribonuclease rege-1 → MTVAGKRYVDCTVLGTGNMPDAEDSSYDSDYEAEDSTTTTAMTTTTTTMTATAAGRRPRSESQVSPVHPDVSRTTSDTLAAEFAEYVTIQGPSPTQSPGYTARVEFALKLGYTEKLVQAALQKLGPDPGQNELLAELIKLGATCSPKFTDGPDEADSLLDAEMGIDEGGGSILTSTTATIATATNAISSMDLRPVVIDGSNVAMSHGNKEVFSCRGIKICVDWFRARGHKEITVFVPKWRKEASRPDNPVADQEILGELERDRLLVFTPSRLVGGKRMVCYDDRYILKLAAEVDGIVVSNDNYRDLAQENPEFRKVVEERILMYSFVNDRFMPPDDPLGRSGPTLENFLRIVPKRVDPAPPCPYAKKCTYGNKCKFRHPERGPHPHKSVTERLVEHAQRHLQARGPSLSLPLPSTNASVSSQHPPLCKARSAAPSNVQPLSSVPKSRSVENVTSDFSATSPAMYSQQMPPAQNPQGYPSAVNWATPRVSNPEPEPVNMHRKLQRQLTLNPVCDPRLYQLRRYHQQQQQQQTGQSPQQQQQQSVVNPPRSSIQHRSLTRLASNESSYPVTAMSWDHPDCLQHHHQHVMRIASAPDSYRAWPPRGTTLVPPSRVQRLGTSDPQLNLLPSPPSTSLHVPWGTQTQDVRRRLHYHLANIFPEEQVQTVMALHPHETDPQQICAAILAMFPKNQN, encoded by the exons ATGACGGTCGCTGGAAAG AGATACGTGGACTGCACGGTACTGGGCACGGGCAACATGCCGGACGCCGAGGACTCCTCATACGACAGCGACTACGAGGCCGAGgactcgacgacgacgacggcgatgacgacgacgacgacgacgatgacggcgACAGCGGCTGGGCGACGTCCGCGCTCGGAGTCGCAGGTGTCCCCGGTGCACCCGGACGTATCTCGCACCACGTCCGACACTTTGGCGGCCGAGTTCGCGGAGTACGTTACTATCCAAGGGCCGTCACCCACGCAGAGCCCGG GTTATACCGCTCGCGTGGAGTTCGCCCTCAAGCTGGGCTACACCGAAAAATTGGTGCAAGCGGCGCTACAGAAGCTGGGCCCGGACCCAGGTCAGAACGAGCTATTGGCCGAGCTGATCAAACTCGGAGCTACTTGTTCCCCGAAGTTTACCGACGGTCCCGATGAAGCGGACAGTCTGCTGGATGCCGAGATGGGTATCGACGAGGGCGGAGGGTCGATCCTGACctcgacgacggcgacgatcgCCACGGCGACGAATGCGATCTCGTCGATGGACCTGAGGCCCGTTGTCATCGACGGCAGCAACGTCGCCATGAGTCACGGCAACAAGGAGGTGTTCTCCTGCCGCGGCATCAAgatctgcgttgattggttccGCGCCAGGGGCCATAAGGAGATCACCGTCTTCGTGCCCAAGTGGCGGAAGGAAGCCTCGAGACCTGACAACCCGGTCGCCGACCAGGAAATCCTGGGCGAGCTCGAGAGGGATCGTCTGCTCGTGTTTACACCCTCCAG GTTGGTGGGCGGAAAGCGTATGGTATGCTACGACGATCGGTACATCCTAAAGCTGGCCGCGGAAGTCGATGGCATCGTCGTCAGCAACGACAATTATCGGGACTTGGCACAGGAGAATCCCGAATTCAGGAAGGTCGTCGAAGAGAGAATCCTGATGTACAGCTTTGTAAACGATCGATTCATGCCACCGGACGACCCCCTCGGCAGAAGCGGACCTACCCTGGAGAATTTTCTCAGAATCGTTCCCAAAAGGGTCGATCCTGCTCCTCCGTGCCCTTACGCCAAG AAATGTACATACGGCAACAAGTGTAAATTCCGGCATCCCGAGAGAGGCCCACATCCGCATAAATCTGTGACAGAGCGATTAGTGGAGCACGCTCAGCGTCATTTACAAGCACGTGGGCCCAGCCTGAGCCTGCCGTTGCCGTCCACGAACGCATCCGTGTCTTCGCAGCATCCGCCGCTCTGTAAGGCCAGGTCAGCCGCACCGTCAAATGTTCAACCTTTGTCGTCCGTCCCGAAGAGCAGATCGGTGGAGAACGTCACATCCGACTTTTCCGCAACCAGTCCCGCCATGTATAGCCAGCAGATGCCTCCTGCACAGAATCCTCAAG GTTACCCATCCGCGGTGAACTGGGCCACGCCAAGAGTGAGCAACCCCGAGCCAGAACCGGTGAACATGCACCGCAAATTACAACGGCAGCTGACTCTGAATCCAGTGTGTGATCCGCGGCTTTATCAACTCAGACGATATcatcagcagcagcaacagcagcaaacTGGCCAGTCAccgcaacagcagcaacagcaatcAGTCGTCAACCCACCGCGCTCCAGTATACAACACCGATCGTTGACGAGACTCGCCAGCAATGAGTCGTCGTATCCAGTTACCGCTATGAG CTGGGACCATCCTGACTGCCTACAGCATCATCACCAGCACGTGATGCGTATCGCTTCCGCCCCGGATTCTTACAGAGCGTGGCCGCCGCGCGGTACCACCTTAGTGCCGCCATCACGGGTGCAGAGGCTAGGCACCTCGGATCCCCAGCTGAATCTGTTACCATCGCCACCGTCCACGAGTTTACACGTGCCCTGGGGCACGCAGACCCAGGATGTTCGACGTCGCCTGCACTACCATCTCGCCAACATTTTTCCCGAGGAGCAAGTGCAGACCGTCATGGCACTTCATCCCCATGAAACCGATCCCCAACAGATTTGCGCCGCAATTCTGGCGATGTTCCCCAAGAATCAGAATTGA
- the LOC139821792 gene encoding fatty-acid amide hydrolase 2: MCTSVKNKDSPQCQDTLQLVKKLCWDLLRCIIVQLHFLFDSIVDLAFGIYYDKKAKKVPPVKNKLLLESAVSLAEKIRTKEATSEEIVGAYIERCKEVNGLINAIVETRYSDAIEEAKAVDAMIEKCADLEKMKITQPFLGVPFTTKDSNRVKGLIHSLGLPCRRNHRAKEDATAVRFLKEAGGILIATTNVPELNLWCESRNNLYGQTNNPYNITRTVGGSSGGEAAILSASGSPLSVSSDIGGSIRMPAFFNGLFGHKPSEGLTPMAGIGLREKDYVDTIAAVGPLCRKAEDLIPFMKVLVGPNVTKLKLDEPVNVKNLKVFYQESSGDLRTSSINGTMRATLKKAVQHFKELTGSATKIKIPGSEYGYKLWRYCMSCEDINFKLNITDRKYVASASGEIYNLLTGNSQLTLAAIMKLIDEDILPRENAEWAKSATAKAKQFLAEKLGDNGVLFYPSAPFPANYHYSAYLRPFNFSYWCLLNALRFPTCQVPLGLDEQGLPVGIQVVAAPYNDHICIAVAKELETAFGGWVPPS, encoded by the exons ATGTGCACTTCCGTGAAAAATAAG GATTCTCCACAATGCCAGGATACGTTGCAGCTTGTCAAAAAGTTATGCTGGGACCTCTTGCGATGTATAATCGTGCAGTTGCATTTCCTCTTCGACAGTATCGTAGATCTTGCCTTTGGCATCTACTATGATAAGAAAGCAAAGAAGGTGCCACCAGTGAAGAACAAGTTACTGTTGGAAAGTGCTGTTTCTTTAGCAGAGAAGATCAG AACGAAGGAAGCTACATCGGAAGAGATTGTAGGAGCTTACATTGAAAGATGCAAGGAAGTGAACGGTTTGATAAATGCCATCGTTGAAACTAGATACTCTGATGCGATTGAAGAGGCAAAAGCGGTGGATGCCATGATAGAAAAATGTGCAGATCTGGAGAAAATGAAGATAACGCAGCCATTTTTGGGAGTACCTTTTACCACGAAAGATAGCAATCGAGTTAAAG GTTTAATCCATTCCTTGGGCTTGCCGTGTCGTCGTAATCATCGTGCAAAAGAAGATGCCACAGCGGTTCGTTTCCTCAAAGAAGCCGGTGGAATTTTAATTGCTACGACCAATGTTCCTGAGCTCAATTTATGGTGTGAATCGAGGAACAATCTATATGGACAGACAAATAATCCTTACAATATCACTAGGACAGTTGGAGGCAGCAGTGGGGGAGAAGCAGCCATACTATCGGCGAGTGGTTCTCCACTCTCCGTCAGTAGTGATATAGGAGGTTCCATAAGGATGCCTGCGTTCTTTAATGGATTGTTCGGTCACAAGCCCAGTGAAG GATTGACTCCAATGGCTGGAATCGGATTGCGCGAGAAAGATTATGTGGATACTATAGCAGCAGTTGGACCACTCTGCAGAAAGGCTGAAGATCTGATACCTTTTATGAAGGTACTAGTCGGTCCTAACGTGACTAAATTAAAGTTAGACGAGCCGGTGAATGTAAAGAATCTCAAAGTGTTCTATCAAGAGAGTTCTGGTGATCTTAGAACGAGCAGCATAAACGGAACCATGCGAGCTACATTAAAAAAAGCGGTGcaacattttaaagaattaacgGGTTCTGCAACGAAG ATTAAAATACCAGGTTCTGAGTACGGCTACAAATTATGGAGATATTGTATGAGTTGCGAGGACATTAATTTCAAGCTGAATATAACGGATCGAAAG TATGTCGCTAGCGCGAGTGGAGAAATTTACAATCTACTCACTGGAAACTCACAGTTAACGTTGGCTGCTATCATGAAATTAATAGATGAGGATATTTTGCCGCGGGAGAACGCCGAATGGGCAAAGAGTGCCACTGCAAAAGCGAAACAATTCTTGGCG GAGAAATTGGGTGACAACGGGGTATTGTTTTATCCTTCGGCACCATTTCCCGCCAATTATCATTATTCCGCATATCTGAGGCCCTTCAACTTTAGTTACTGGTGTCTGTTGAATGCTTTGCGGTTTCCAACTTGCCAAGTGCCACTGGGCTTGGATGAACAAGGCTTGCCAGTCGGTATTCAG GTGGTAGCAGCTCCGTACAATGATCATATATGCATTGCCGTGGCTAAAGAACTTGAAACAGCATTCGGTGGTTGGGTTCCACCATCATAA